A region of Lycium barbarum isolate Lr01 chromosome 1, ASM1917538v2, whole genome shotgun sequence DNA encodes the following proteins:
- the LOC132617113 gene encoding LOB domain-containing protein 24-like, with protein sequence MISRRCSACKQLRRRCPSDCIFLPYFPPNNPQRFSFVHRIYGASNVGKMLQQVEEHQRADVADSLYYEAYCRIKSPIYGCVGIISILHQEIYHLECELAKVQAEISLVKADQAQTESQLAQGQQGQQREISPRISANSLDEQNGVYSSLLSSSFDLSSTPWFY encoded by the exons ATGATTTCCAGGCGTTGTTCTGCTTGCAAGCAATTGAGAAGAAGATGTCCTTCAGATTGTATATTTTTGCCATATTTTCCTCCAAATAATCCTCAGAGATTTTCTTTTGTTCACAGAATCTATGGTGCTAGTAATGTCGGAAAGATGTTACAG CAAGTCGAAGAGCATCAACGAGCTGATGTAGCGGATTCCTTGTACTACGAAGCTTATTGTCGGATTAAGAGTCCAATTTATGGATGTGTTGGAATTATCAGCATTTTACATCAAGAAATCTACCATTTAGAATGTGAATTAGCAAAAGTACAAGCTGAAATTAGCCTTGTCAAAGCTGATCAGGCACAAACAGAATCACAATTAGCACAAGGACAACAAGGGCAACAACGTGAAATTTCACCAAGAATATCTGCAAACTCGTTGGATGAGCAAAATGGGGTTtattcatcattattatcatcatctttTGATCTTTCTAGTACTCCTTGGTTTTACTAG
- the LOC132617173 gene encoding mannan endo-1,4-beta-mannosidase 5-like codes for MAYFTRAISSFFALLCLLAIVTEARNLGHKTNKVGFVRTKGPHFVLDGSPFLFNGFNSYWLMHVAAEPNDRYKVSEVFQEASAAGLSVCRTWAFSDGGDTALQISPGVYDERVFQGLDFVISEARKYGIRLILSFVNNYKDFGGRDQYAQWARNAGIQSINNEDDFYSHPVLKDYYKNHVTKIVTRVNTMTGIAYRDDNTIMAWELMNEPRCNADYSGKTVNGWVQEMASFVKSLDKRHLLEIGMEGFYGDSMPEKKQFNPGYQVGTDFISSHLVKEIDFATIHAYTDQWLSGQSDDAQAAFMQKWMTSHWQDSRTILKKPLVLAEFGKSSKDPGYNQNARDTYMSFVYRNVYNFAKAGGTMGGSLIWQLVAQGMENFDDGYSIILAQNPSTTGLISGQSHAMTTLANLVNIPKFVRGHHPLGVGHHPLGIGHHRFG; via the exons ATGGCTTATTTTACTAGAGCAAttagctcattctttgcattgcTCTGCCTTCTAGCTATAGTCACAGAAGCTAGGAATCTAGGACATAAAACTAATAAAGTAGGATTTGTTAGAACAAAAGGTCCTCATTTTGTACTAGATGGATCTCCATTTCTCTTCAATGGTTTCAACTCTTATTGGCTGATGCATGTTGCTGCTGAGCCAAATGATAGGTACAAAGTCTCTGAGGTTTTCCAGGAAGCCTCTGCTGCCGGCCTTTCTGTATGCAGGACTTGGGCTTTTAGCGATGGTGGCGATACAGCGTTGCAAATATCTCCTGGTGTCTACGATGAACGTGTTTTTCAG GGATTGGATTTTGTGATCTCAGAAGCAAGAAAGTATGGGATACGCTTAATATTGAGCTTTGTTAATAACTACAAAGATTTTGGAGGGAGAGATCAATATGCTCAATGGGCAAGAAATGCAGGAATTCAGAGTATTAACAATGAAGATGATTTTTATTCTCATCCAGTTCTTAAAGATTATTACAAGAACCATGTTACG AAAATAGTGACAAGGGTCAATACCATGACTGGAATAGCATACAGGGATGACAATACAATCATGGCATGGGAACTAATGAATGAGCCTCGTTGCAATGCTGATTATTCTGGAAAAACAGTCAAT GGATGGGTTCAAGAGATGGCAAGTTTTGTGAAATCACTAGACAAAAGGCACTTGTTGGAGATAGGAATGGAAGGATTTTATGGCGATTCAATGCCTGAAAAGAAGCAATTTAATCCTGGTTACCAAGTTGGAACAGATTTCATCAGTAGCCATCTTGTtaaggagattgattttgcgactATACATGCATACACTGACCAATG GTTGTCTGGACAAAGTGATGATGCTCAAGCAGCATTCATGCAAAAGTGGATGACAAGTCATTGGCAAGATTCAAGAACAATATTAAAGAAACCATTAGTGCTTGCTGAATTTGGAAAGTCAAGCAAAGATCCAGGATACAACCAAAATGCAAGAGACACATACATGAGCTTTGTTTACAGAAATGTGTACAATTTTGCAAAAGCGGGAGGGACTATGGGTGGAAGCTTAATATGGCAGTTAGTGGCACAAGGCATGGAGAACTTTGATGATGGTTATTCAATTATCTTAGCTCAAAATCCTTCAACTACAGGACTAATTTCAGGCCAATCTCATGCCATGACAACTTTGGCTAATTTAGTTAATATCCCTAAGTTTGTTCGTGGACATCATCCATTAGGTGTTGGACATCATCCATTAGGAATTGGACATCATCGTTTTGGTTGA
- the LOC132617247 gene encoding mannan endo-1,4-beta-mannosidase 5, with protein sequence MSSFQRMVSYFVLFILSLALACEARVLLENANEGFVRVNGAHFELDGSPFLFNGFNSYWLMHAAAEPSERYKVTEVLKEASSVGLSVCRTWAFSDGGDRALQISPGVYDERVFQGLDFVISEAKKYGVRLILSFVNNYNDFGGKAQYAQWARNVGAQINGADDFYTHYVTKDYYKNHIQKVITRFNTITGMAYKDDSTIMAWELMNEPRNQADYSGNTVNAWVQEMASFVKSLDNKHLLEIGMEGFYGDSVPDRKSVNPGYQVGTDFINNNLIKEIDFATIHAYTDQWLSGQNDDAQMTFMQRWMTSHWQDAKNILRKPLVLAEFGKSSRDPGYSQEIRDTFMITIYRNTYSLAKDGGTMGGSLIWQLVAQGMENFDDGYCIELGKNPSTAGIITGQSHAMTALAHLVQV encoded by the exons ATGTCTTCTTTTCAAAGAATGGTTAGTTATTTTGTTCTCTTCATCTTGTCCCTAGCTCTTGCAtgtgaagctagggttttactTGAGAATGCAAATGAAGGGTTTGTTAGAGTCAATGGTGCCCATTTTGAACTCGACGGATCACCTTTTCTATTCAATGGTTTCAACTCCTACTGGCTAATGCATGCTGCTGCTGAGCCTAGTGAGAGGTACAAGGTTACCGAGGTCCTCAAGGAAGCATCTTCTGTAGGGCTCTCTGTATGCCGGACTTGGGCTTTTAGTGATGGAGGCGATAGGGCACTGCAAATTTCACCTGGTGTTTATGATGAACGTGTTTTTCAG GGTTTGGATTTTGTTATATCGGAGGCTAAGAAGTATGGGGTTCGCTTAATCTTGAGCTTCGTAAACAACTATAATGACTTTGGAGGGAAAGCTCAATATGCTCAATGGGCACGAAATGTTGGAGCTCAGATAAATGGAGCGGATGATTTCTACACTCATTATGTGACTAAAGATTACTATAAGAACCACATCCAG AAAGTTATTACAAGGTTTAATACCATTACTGGAATGGCTTACAAAGATGATTCAACTATCATGGCATGGGAACTCATGAATGAGCCCCGCAACCAAGCTGATTATTCTGGAAATACTGTTAAC GCTTGGGTTCAAGAAATGGCAAGTTTCGTGAAATCACTAGATAACAAACACTTGCTGGAGATAGGAATGGAAGGATTTTATGGTGATTCAGTGCCTGACAGGAAGTCAGTCAATCCTGGTTACCAAGTTGGGACAGACTTTATCAATAACAATTTAATcaaggagattgattttgccactATCCATGCATATACTGACCAATG GTTATCTGGTCAAAATGATGATGCTCAAATGACGTTTATGCAAAGGTGGATGACAAGCCATTGGCAAGACGCAAAAAACATACTGAGGAAACCATTGGTtctagcagaatttggaaagtcAAGCAGAGATCCAGGATACAGTCAAGAAATACGAGACACATTTATGATCACTATATATAGAAATACTTATAGTTTAGCTAAAGATGGAGGAACTATGGGAGGAAGCTTAATATGGCAGCTCGTGGCACAAGGGATGGAAAATTTTGATGACGGTTATTGTATTGAATTGGGAAAAAATCCATCAACTGCTGGAATTATTACAGGCCAGTCTCATGCCATGACTGCCTTGGCTCATTTGGTTCAGGTCTAG